In the genome of Arabidopsis thaliana chromosome 4, partial sequence, the window TTTGTCAAACTCTAACGCAgctgcctcttcttctttggcttgtcgcgctttttcttcttcttcctacgTAACAATGTCACAATTAGCCAAGCCCAGTATTTCAAAAGCAGGAAGACTATAACAAAACGAAATCTGAGATGATTGACCTACCAACTTCAGCTCTTCTGCCTCGCGTTCTTCATCCTTCTTCCTCCGCATTTCTGCATACCAATCTTGTTTTGTATTCCTTGACTCGCGTGTAGCTTCCTCAGcctataccaaaaaaaaagaacagaactTAATCAGGAAAGTCGTCCCAAAAGAGATGTAATATTCTGCCAATGCTCTATCCTTAAGTCGGAATCTAAAACTATCACAATGTAACTTACCAACTGATATTCCTAGAATTTCTCATCCTTAATCCTGCCAAAAATTCTAGTagaataaatagaaaaatctcACTTGTCTTTGTGCTTCCCGCTCTTGtcgcttcttctctttcttctttgatgcTCTGGCTTGAGTTCCACcagcttcatcttcatcttcatcttcactcCCACTGCCGTTTTCTGTTTCACACATACCCAATAATTTTGTTCCAAGGCCAATTGTTCATTTAGTTCCAAGACTTTTCTAAACTTAAACTACATTCACAGCAAGATAGATTacaaatgaaactaaaaagtTATCGAGTATTCTTGAATAAATGATGGTTTCGAGTGTTCGCTAGCTATAGTAAACTCTAACCAATAACACAACTATCTACATAAGGTTGCTTCAAATTACAAAGATAGCAGAAACTCAATCCTCAAAActcaaagagaaacaaaagctgtCAAATACAAACCTTGAACATTGGATGTAGAGGAGCTAGCACCAGAAGCTGCAGGTCTCCTACGCATCCTCCGTCCACCACCAGCACGTGCCACGTTTTCACGAGGTTGAACCTTTGCATTTCACATGAACAACCAATCAAATCccagaaggaaaaaaaaaacgagacattaccaaaattcaaatccaTTTTCGCAAACAATGATAAATTACCTGTGGTGGTTCAGCAACTTCCTCCCGTGATCTAGCATCTCTCCGACGTTTCCAAAAGAACAAAGGAATCACCGCAACTATGAGAATCATTGAGACTATCAGAGCAAATATCTCCTCCATCGTTTACCTGTGATCCAAAATAACCGAAGAGGGGATTTTGGGAAATCGAACTAGAAtattgaaattgaaagaatATCGGTTTCAGATTAGTCTAAACTCTTAACCTAATTTCGTTTTCCAAATCGTCGTCTTGCCCGAGGATTTGCAGAGCTCCACTTTGGACTCGATAGAGAAGACAAGCGGTTATTTCGTAATTTCCCAGCGACTTTGAAACACTCTGGACGCCTAAGAGTCTTCCAGGCCTCTGGTCAACTTTATTGACTTTCGATTTCGACTACTGTGTTTTTAACTGATGGTTTTTTGTCTTAATTGGCACATAACAAGAATAATAGTTTAAGTGTTGTGATCCACCCTGGTAACAAGATATACTGAGAGTAGAGTCAAACGTTAATGGAGAATGCTTAACAATCTCGTATTACAGAAGTAACATGTGAAAGAAAACGATGATGGTCTCTTAGTATCATTCCAACGCTAAAACAGAAACAAGTAACAAGTAATCGAAGGGAAAGGTGAAGATATGTTTTGTAACTGCACGATAGAGTAATGATCCACTTAAACGGCCTACGGGAAATGCAACAGAAGCTGCTCAGAAACCATGGATCTTGATGTTATCTTTCTTCACAAGCCCAGCCTGTTCATTGAGACGTATGAGAAACATGATCGAGTAACAATCTTTTTGTTAGCCTGTTTGTGAAAGAGTGTGATTTTTACCTGGACTAGGAACGTGGAGACGTTCTTCCTCTGATCGCCTTGAAGCTGAATAACCTAGAGATAGACAGCACATTGTATATCAATCCCTTTGTTTCACTACTCGAATGGTAATATGCCAAGACTATGAATTCAATAATTTATCCACATGGACGCAACCATGGTGTTTTAAAGCACGTACCTGTCCGAGTTCTGAGTCTTGAACCACAGTTCCGTTGCAGCAAAATTCTTTCTTGAGGTCCTTAAGTATCTTGGTGTAGCTGTACTCTTTCTTCAGCCCCTGGACCGTTGTCAAGCTTTTCCTACCATTCCGCTGCTGGACACGAATATGAACGTACTCCTTTGTTCCTGCACCTGAGTCCTCAGCATTCGCATCAGCAAACGGGTCTGcaagcaacaaaaagaaactgaTTAGCTCCTATCAGTTCAGCAAACCACAAGCTGAAGAATCCAAGActtgagaaacaaatttacaaaagcCCATGTTCCAATCAAAACTGTTACCAAACATCTGAAATAGATCTAAATGAGCGTTGGTATAATTGAAACTTACCGAAGGCAGTAGGGACCTGGGAATCAAGTTCAGACATGAAACTTTGTTGATCTGAGGGGCAAACGATAGAGAAGCTGAGACCTGAACATGAAGGCCATCGGAGGATAAGAATTTGGCACACtcataaacaaataataaacaagTGCTACACCACAATCgagaaaagcaaaataagTATTAATAAGGTCTTAGAAAACAGTTAAAGAACACAGGGAACGCATAATACACATAGCAAGATAAAACACACAATCCAAATACAAGCCATGTTCATCTAGAGATTAGTGATATATAAACCAGATGGGGAAACTAAAACCTCAGCTAAGAAACCAACTCCAGAATTATCATTTGCAACATAAGATTCGAAATGAGCAAGATGCCATCttcataaataaattgtatGTTCTGTATCCTAGTCCCAGGAACCTAGTTAAGCAGGTCCAGCTCAATTACAGGATATGATCTAAACAAATTACATCAATCCACAGCAGATCAAAGGAAGATCCAATTTTCTAAAGTCAGCAGCAAATTCGACAGATCCTAAACAAAAGCTAGCGTACAATCTTCAGGGACATACGAAAGACGATATACCAATCTGACGAacgaaaacaaatcaacaaactcCAAAATTATATGGATCGGGCAATGAAAACAAACTTCACCTCGAAATTACCGAAATCAAAGAAATAGCAAAACGCAATTTGTGAAATCTGCTTAAGAAGATGACAAACGCaatcagaagaagataagatttTACCTGATCCGAAAAGTAGAGTTTCGTGGATCTGATaattggagaagagagaacgagctgaaaccctaaattcgGATAAAGTCTGCAACTTCTGTTGTTTCGGTGGcgagaacaaaaataatgagaggaagaggaaaataTCGTCGTTTTTGTCTCACAGTCTCTTTAGCAGCTTTtctttagatatttattttattttttccatggATAGAGAGAGCTAGGCATTCCGGTTATTTGGAGATTTTGGAATTTCAATTTTGCGGTTtggtattttattttattttatcaatttgaacGAAACAGAGCTTTGTTTTGGTTACGATGCGGTggattttggttcggtttagaGTGATATATATTTGGTACCAAATTAAACCAAGATTCGTTTTcggtaaaaacaaaatttgatttttaagcatttttggaaaaattagtgttatatatatgagatttcTTAATCAAAATCTCACTTTTATCCGATTTAGTGGTAGTTCATAAAGTGGTTTCATGTATATGATACCTGAATAACCAACATATGTATTTTAAGAGACACTTGGAataataattctaaatatCCTAACTACTCGTGTCCGTATGTTTTGTCACGGTGAAACGTGAGAGGACTAGTTTTTGTCACCCGTCCATAACATTCTTAGACATACATTACTTTGGGAGTGAAAAACATTAAGCTTATCTTTATCCATATATTGTCTTACCATCAATAGACAATATCCAATGGACCGGTGACCTGCGTGTATAAGTAATTTTTCAAGATGCTAAAACTTTTATGTATTTCAGAATTAACctccaaaaacatttattgACACACTACTACTCTTTCCGTATTGACTCTCAACTAgtcatttcaaaataattgaCATGTCAGAACATGAGTTACACATGGTTGCATATTGCAAGTAGACGCGGAAACTTGTCACTTCCTTTACATTTGAGTTTCCAACACCTAATCACGACAACAATCATATAGCTCTCGcatacaaacaaacatatgCATGTATTCTTACACGTGAACTCCATGCAAGTCTCTTTTCTCACCTATAAATACCAACCACACCTTCACCACATTCTTCACTCGAACCAAAACATACACACATAGCAAAAAATGGCAAACAAGTTGTTCCTCGTCTGCGCAGCTCTCGCTCTCTGCTTCCTCCTCACCAACGCTTCCATCTACCGCACCGTCGTTGAGTTCGAAGAAGATGACGCCACTAACCCCATAGGCCCAAAAATGAGGAAATGCCGCAAGGAGTTTCAGAAAGAACAACACCTAAGAGCTTGCCAGCAATTGATGCTCCAGCAAGCAAGGCAAGGCCGTAGCGATGAGTTTGATTTCGAAGACGACATG includes:
- a CDS encoding DDRGK domain protein (CONTAINS InterPro DOMAIN/s: DDRGK domain (InterPro:IPR019153); Has 30201 Blast hits to 17322 proteins in 780 species: Archae - 12; Bacteria - 1396; Metazoa - 17338; Fungi - 3422; Plants - 5037; Viruses - 0; Other Eukaryotes - 2996 (source: NCBI BLink).), whose translation is MEEIFALIVSMILIVAVIPLFFWKRRRDARSREEVAEPPQVQPRENVARAGGGRRMRRRPAASGASSSTSNVQENGSGSEDEDEDEAGGTQARASKKKEKKRQEREAQRQAEEATRESRNTKQDWYAEMRRKKDEEREAEELKLEEEEKARQAKEEEAAALEFDKWKGEFSVDAEGTTEEVQGGNQDLLSEFVEYIKKQKCVPLEDLAAEFHLRTQECINRIASLESIGRLSGVMDDRGKYIYISMEEMNAVADYIKRQGRVSISHLASKSNQFIDLEPKVQHQLTEEISGMEEISVS
- a CDS encoding Translation initiation factor SUI1 family protein (Translation initiation factor SUI1 family protein; FUNCTIONS IN: translation initiation factor activity; INVOLVED IN: translational initiation, translation; LOCATED IN: cellular_component unknown; EXPRESSED IN: 24 plant structures; EXPRESSED DURING: 15 growth stages; CONTAINS InterPro DOMAIN/s: Translation initiation factor SUI1 (InterPro:IPR001950), Eukaryotic translation initiation factor SUI1 (InterPro:IPR005874); BEST Arabidopsis thaliana protein match is: Translation initiation factor SUI1 family protein (TAIR:AT5G54760.3); Has 1807 Blast hits to 1807 proteins in 277 species: Archae - 0; Bacteria - 0; Metazoa - 736; Fungi - 347; Plants - 385; Viruses - 0; Other Eukaryotes - 339 (source: NCBI BLink).), yielding MSELDSQVPTAFDPFADANAEDSGAGTKEYVHIRVQQRNGRKSLTTVQGLKKEYSYTKILKDLKKEFCCNGTVVQDSELGQVIQLQGDQRKNVSTFLVQAGLVKKDNIKIHGF